In Asanoa sp. WMMD1127, one genomic interval encodes:
- the ung gene encoding uracil-DNA glycosylase translates to MNLLDLLPPEWASALGPHLDPAATADLGAFVAAEYAATAVYPPLTDLFTAYRLCGPADARVVILGQDPYHRAGQAHGLSFSVQAGVRVPPSLRNVYKELAADLGVPAPDGGDLRGWATQGVLLLNAVLTVREGAAGSHANKGWEAFTDATIRALQDQPDRVVFLLWGGYARKKAALVTNPAHVVLEAGHPSPLNPRGFLGSRPFSAANKALADAGLTPIDWSRSA, encoded by the coding sequence GTGAACCTGCTCGACCTGCTGCCACCCGAATGGGCGAGCGCCCTGGGGCCGCACCTCGACCCGGCCGCCACCGCGGACCTGGGCGCCTTCGTGGCCGCCGAGTACGCGGCGACCGCCGTCTACCCGCCGCTGACCGACCTGTTCACCGCCTACCGGCTGTGCGGGCCGGCCGACGCCCGCGTGGTCATCCTCGGCCAGGATCCCTACCACCGCGCTGGTCAGGCCCACGGGCTCAGCTTCAGCGTCCAGGCCGGCGTACGCGTCCCGCCCTCGCTCCGCAACGTCTACAAGGAGCTGGCCGCGGACCTCGGCGTCCCCGCGCCCGACGGCGGCGACCTGCGCGGCTGGGCGACGCAGGGGGTGCTGCTGCTCAACGCGGTGCTCACGGTGCGCGAGGGAGCGGCGGGGTCGCACGCCAACAAGGGCTGGGAGGCGTTCACCGACGCCACCATCCGGGCCCTGCAGGACCAGCCCGACCGGGTGGTCTTCCTGCTCTGGGGCGGCTACGCCCGCAAGAAGGCGGCGCTGGTCACCAACCCGGCGCACGTCGTGCTGGAGGCCGGCCACCCGAGCCCGCTCAACCCGCGCGGGTTCCTCGGCAGCCGCCCGTTCAGCGCCGCCAACAAGGCCCTCGCCGACGCGGGCCTGACTCCCATCGACTGGAGCCGCTCGGCCTGA
- the tsaE gene encoding tRNA (adenosine(37)-N6)-threonylcarbamoyltransferase complex ATPase subunit type 1 TsaE, protein MIQLDTVDDTRAFGARLAAVLRPGDLVVLTGPLGAGKTALVQGIGAGLHVQGDVTSPTFVIARVHRPDRANGGATPLVHADAYRIGAAADPLAEIDGLDLDASMDDAVTVVEWGEGIVEQLRDEHLRVRIDRRDDDTRVIELEPAGGDWADRVATLTEDAR, encoded by the coding sequence ATGATCCAACTGGACACTGTGGACGACACCCGGGCGTTCGGCGCGCGGCTGGCGGCGGTGCTGCGCCCCGGCGACCTGGTCGTGCTGACCGGCCCCCTCGGCGCCGGCAAGACCGCGCTCGTCCAGGGCATCGGCGCCGGCCTGCACGTGCAGGGCGACGTCACCTCGCCGACCTTCGTGATCGCCCGGGTGCACCGCCCCGACCGGGCCAACGGCGGCGCGACCCCGCTCGTGCACGCCGACGCGTACCGGATCGGCGCCGCCGCCGACCCGCTGGCCGAGATCGACGGGCTCGACCTGGACGCCTCGATGGACGACGCGGTCACCGTGGTCGAGTGGGGTGAGGGCATCGTCGAGCAACTGCGCGACGAGCATCTGCGCGTACGCATCGACCGGCGCGACGACGACACCCGGGTGATCGAGCTCGAACCGGCCGGCGGCGACTGGGCCGACCGCGTGGCGACGCTCACCGAGGACGCCCGGTGA
- a CDS encoding alpha/beta hydrolase gives MSTRRRAGIIGAVVGLAAAGIATGVAVERAVVRRSKRGVADPYVDEPFDRLPYDEVLTVSTADGTDIHVEVVEPTVTEPAPATIVFVHGFCLDMGTFHFQRTALAAKGEHRMVFYDQPGHGRSGKLETGEYELPALGETLRAVIDETVPDGPLILVGHSMGGMTIMAFAELYPEFFDDRVRGCVLIATSGGLIDETRLGLPALIGRVGGPLLPLVNSATRLTGPTIDRARIAATDLAWLLTRRYGFGDSRPSPSLVSYVEKMNSRTSVDTVARYLRTLYTHARYPALAALERTPTVIIVGDKDMITPVAHSEEILRHLPDAEFVKVNNSGHVVMLENADEVNAVVLAFLEKISA, from the coding sequence ATGAGCACCCGACGCCGCGCGGGCATCATCGGCGCGGTGGTCGGTCTGGCCGCGGCCGGGATCGCCACCGGAGTAGCCGTCGAGCGCGCGGTCGTCCGCCGCTCGAAGCGGGGCGTGGCTGACCCCTACGTGGACGAGCCGTTCGACCGCCTGCCCTATGACGAGGTCCTCACCGTCAGCACCGCCGACGGCACGGACATCCACGTCGAGGTGGTCGAGCCGACGGTGACCGAGCCGGCCCCGGCGACCATCGTGTTCGTCCACGGCTTCTGCCTCGACATGGGCACCTTCCACTTCCAGCGCACGGCTCTCGCCGCCAAGGGCGAGCACCGGATGGTCTTCTACGACCAGCCCGGCCACGGCCGCTCCGGCAAGCTGGAAACCGGCGAATACGAGCTGCCGGCCCTCGGCGAGACGCTGCGCGCGGTGATCGACGAGACGGTCCCGGACGGCCCGCTGATCCTGGTCGGGCACTCGATGGGCGGCATGACCATCATGGCGTTCGCCGAGCTCTACCCGGAGTTCTTCGACGACCGGGTGCGGGGCTGCGTGCTGATCGCCACCTCGGGCGGCCTGATCGACGAGACCCGCCTGGGCCTGCCCGCGCTGATCGGCCGCGTCGGCGGCCCACTGCTGCCGCTGGTCAACAGCGCCACCCGGCTGACCGGCCCGACCATCGACCGCGCCCGCATCGCCGCGACCGACCTGGCCTGGCTGCTCACCCGACGGTACGGCTTCGGCGACTCCCGCCCCAGCCCGTCGCTGGTGTCCTATGTGGAGAAGATGAACTCGCGCACGTCGGTCGACACGGTCGCCCGCTACCTGCGCACGCTCTACACCCACGCCCGCTACCCGGCACTGGCGGCGCTCGAGCGCACCCCGACCGTGATAATCGTCGGTGACAAAGACATGATCACTCCGGTCGCGCACTCCGAGGAGATCCTGCGCCACCTGCCCGACGCGGAGTTCGTGAAGGTCAACAACAGCGGGCACGTCGTCATGCTGGAAAACGCCGACGAGGTGAACGCGGTGGTCCTCGCATTCCTGGAGAAGATCTCGGCATGA
- the alr gene encoding alanine racemase has protein sequence MWQAEVRVDLDAIRANVARLKAGTTAAVMAVVKGDGYGHGMVPAARAALAGGATWLGVCTLDEALGLRRAGITAPVLAWLLTPGLPLHEGVANDIDLSAASLGQLDEMIKAGQEARKPTRVHLKIDTGLSRGGATADDWPALVEAAAKAQADGAIEIVGIWSHFVYADAPGHETIDRQLDAYRDALAVAERLGVRPPLRHIANSAATLTRPDAHFDLVRPGIAVYGLSPIPGEQFGLRPAMTARARLMLTKRVPAGTGVSYGHTYTTTRETTLAVVPLGYADGVPRHASNVGPVSVDGVRHTIAGRVCMDQIVLDVGDQPVAPGDVATLFGPGDDGAPTADDWAAAIDTINYEIVTRFGSTRVPRVYDGEEGE, from the coding sequence ATGTGGCAAGCCGAAGTGCGCGTCGACCTCGACGCCATCCGCGCCAACGTGGCCCGGCTCAAGGCCGGCACCACCGCTGCGGTGATGGCGGTCGTCAAGGGCGACGGCTACGGCCACGGCATGGTCCCGGCCGCCCGGGCCGCGCTGGCCGGGGGCGCGACCTGGCTGGGCGTCTGCACCCTCGACGAGGCGCTCGGCCTGCGCCGGGCCGGCATCACCGCGCCGGTCCTGGCCTGGCTGCTGACCCCGGGCCTGCCGCTGCACGAGGGCGTCGCCAACGACATCGACCTGAGCGCCGCCAGCCTCGGCCAGCTCGACGAGATGATCAAGGCCGGCCAGGAGGCGAGGAAGCCCACCCGGGTGCACCTCAAGATCGACACGGGCCTGTCCCGGGGCGGCGCCACCGCCGACGACTGGCCGGCCCTGGTCGAGGCGGCCGCCAAGGCCCAGGCCGACGGCGCCATCGAGATCGTCGGCATCTGGAGCCACTTCGTCTACGCGGACGCGCCCGGCCACGAGACCATCGACCGCCAGCTCGACGCCTACCGCGACGCCCTCGCGGTGGCCGAGCGGCTCGGCGTCCGCCCGCCGCTGCGCCACATCGCCAACTCCGCGGCCACGCTGACCCGCCCGGACGCCCACTTCGACCTGGTCCGCCCCGGCATCGCGGTCTACGGCCTGTCGCCCATCCCCGGCGAGCAGTTCGGCCTGCGCCCCGCGATGACCGCCCGGGCCCGCCTCATGCTCACCAAGCGGGTGCCGGCCGGCACCGGCGTCTCCTACGGCCACACCTACACGACCACCCGGGAGACTACGCTCGCGGTGGTCCCGCTCGGCTACGCCGACGGTGTGCCCCGGCACGCGTCCAACGTCGGCCCTGTGTCGGTCGACGGCGTCCGGCACACGATCGCGGGCCGGGTCTGCATGGACCAGATCGTCCTCGACGTCGGCGACCAGCCGGTCGCGCCCGGCGACGTGGCGACCCTGTTCGGCCCCGGCGACGACGGTGCGCCCACCGCCGACGACTGGGCCGCGGCCATCGACACCATCAACTACGAGATCGTCACCCGATTCGGGAGCACCAGAGTCCCGCGGGTTTACGACGGCGAGGAAGGTGAATGA
- a CDS encoding NAD(P)H-hydrate dehydratase codes for MRRAWRVADVRAAEEALMARLPEGTLMQRAAAGLARRCVLILEEVYGKRVTLLVGAGNNGGDALYAGALLARRGAAVTAVLLDPARTHRGGLSALEKAGGRATDTPPQVIDLIVDGIVGIGAKGGLRSGAATTLHRAIERRGTNQKRPIVVAVDVPSGVDVDTGDVPGKAVQADVTVTFGCLKPAHVVGPAAPLAGEIELVDIGLAETLRADPAVLVPNRADIADALPTHKPTDEKYNRGVVGIATGSSTYPGAAILSTWGALAGPTGMVRYAGTAKEYVVRAHPSVVATERITDAGRVQAWVVGSGLGTDESAATTVRTVLATSLPVVLDADALTLLVDGGMADLMRGRSAPMVLTPHDREFARLAGEEPGTDRVAAALRLAAHTNAVVLLKGDRTIVATPSGHAYANPTGTAALATGGTGDVLAGLLGSLLAGGLRPEVAAVTAAYLHGLAGREAARHGPVTAPDVAAALRAVVNDLRPGDPEITATGR; via the coding sequence ATGAGAAGAGCCTGGCGGGTCGCCGACGTGCGGGCAGCCGAAGAAGCGCTGATGGCCCGCCTCCCGGAGGGCACCCTGATGCAACGCGCCGCCGCCGGCCTTGCCCGCCGCTGCGTTTTGATCCTCGAAGAGGTCTACGGCAAGCGCGTCACGCTCCTCGTCGGCGCCGGCAACAACGGCGGCGACGCCCTCTACGCCGGCGCGCTGCTGGCCCGCCGCGGCGCCGCCGTCACCGCCGTCCTCCTCGACCCGGCCCGCACCCACCGGGGCGGACTGAGCGCCCTCGAGAAGGCCGGCGGCCGGGCCACCGACACCCCACCGCAGGTCATCGACCTGATCGTCGACGGCATCGTCGGCATCGGCGCCAAGGGCGGCCTGCGCAGCGGCGCCGCCACCACGCTCCACCGGGCCATCGAGCGCCGCGGCACCAACCAAAAGCGCCCGATCGTCGTCGCCGTCGACGTCCCCAGCGGCGTCGACGTCGACACGGGCGACGTACCCGGGAAAGCGGTCCAGGCCGACGTCACCGTCACCTTCGGCTGCCTGAAGCCCGCCCACGTCGTCGGCCCGGCCGCCCCGCTCGCCGGCGAGATCGAGCTCGTCGACATCGGCCTCGCCGAAACCCTTCGCGCCGACCCGGCCGTCCTCGTCCCGAACCGCGCCGACATCGCCGACGCGCTGCCGACCCACAAGCCGACGGACGAGAAGTACAACCGGGGAGTCGTCGGCATCGCGACGGGTTCGAGCACCTACCCCGGCGCCGCCATCCTCTCCACCTGGGGCGCGCTGGCCGGCCCGACCGGCATGGTCCGCTACGCCGGCACCGCCAAGGAGTACGTCGTCCGCGCCCACCCCAGCGTCGTCGCCACCGAGCGGATCACCGACGCCGGCCGCGTGCAGGCCTGGGTCGTCGGCAGCGGCCTGGGCACGGACGAGAGCGCCGCCACCACCGTCCGCACGGTCCTCGCCACCAGCCTCCCCGTCGTCCTCGACGCCGACGCGCTCACGCTGCTGGTCGACGGCGGGATGGCCGACCTGATGCGCGGCCGCAGCGCCCCGATGGTGCTCACGCCGCACGACCGCGAGTTCGCCCGCCTGGCCGGCGAGGAGCCCGGCACGGACCGGGTCGCGGCCGCCCTGCGCCTGGCCGCGCACACCAACGCGGTGGTCCTCCTCAAGGGTGATCGCACGATCGTCGCCACCCCGAGCGGCCACGCGTACGCCAATCCGACCGGCACCGCGGCCCTCGCCACCGGCGGTACGGGCGACGTCCTCGCCGGCCTCCTCGGCTCCCTGCTGGCCGGCGGCCTGCGTCCGGAGGTGGCCGCCGTCACGGCCGCCTACCTGCACGGACTCGCGGGGCGGGAAGCGGCCCGGCACGGCCCGGTGACCGCGCCGGACGTCGCCGCCGCCCTGCGCGCCGTGGTCAACGACCTGCGCCCGGGTGACCCGGAAATCACCGCTACCGGCAGGTAG
- a CDS encoding holo-ACP synthase, translating to MIVAVGIDVVLVERFTGALARTPLLGDRLFTEGERFTGSGNPRSPESLAARFAAKEAVAKALGAPAGLRWHDCEIVTDPDGRPWLTVSGTVAAAAAERGVNRWHLSLSHDGGIASAMVVAEQ from the coding sequence ATGATCGTCGCTGTCGGGATCGACGTGGTCCTCGTCGAACGGTTCACCGGGGCACTGGCCCGCACACCGCTGCTCGGCGACCGCCTCTTCACGGAGGGGGAGCGGTTCACCGGTTCCGGCAACCCGCGCTCACCGGAGTCCCTCGCCGCCCGCTTCGCCGCCAAGGAGGCCGTGGCCAAGGCCCTGGGCGCCCCCGCCGGCCTGCGCTGGCACGACTGCGAGATCGTCACCGACCCCGACGGCCGACCCTGGCTCACGGTCAGCGGCACCGTCGCCGCCGCGGCCGCCGAGCGGGGCGTCAACCGCTGGCACCTGTCCCTTTCCCACGACGGCGGCATCGCGTCCGCGATGGTGGTGGCCGAGCAATGA
- a CDS encoding alpha/beta hydrolase, whose amino-acid sequence MVSYAQLWQVDPAVWRSAGASWARLAVSVGRRAAELGAVAGRVADGWRGAAGSAAGGHVRGLREPLDAARLAFVETDQVLSGFASALVRARGMLAAAVAAAAPAHVEIDRSGRTAPDVTVTGIDRVAALRAADRVGAGIAAALAAASAADEAAAADLARLGAAAAAGWPVVPPRVVPPLGAPPGAVRLWWSRLTDAERRWLLVHQPTVFGRLDGVPVAARDQANRSLLAAQRADLMQQRAEAVRTAMPRHGAVAASHRLVGLMSGIDAVDARLASEHGERAYLVGLSTGGYGRLVLAVGDPDEADNVLTYVPGMTADLTGVRDDLGRVEALAARAAAVDPTQRTSTVLWLDYDAPSFLDEAMTAGKAREAAPGLHRFAEGLRATHEGPPAQHAVLGHSYGSLTVGTTVRTQGLAADDLIFVGSPGVGADRAADLGVPPDRVWASTASDDPIGYLAPGWKEPFARLGEAVAGPFWMERRPHPNEDLWFGRNPTSPSFGAQVFTGDPHGHSGYWRTDNDALTDIARIALGPEHQSLVE is encoded by the coding sequence ATGGTTTCCTACGCACAGTTGTGGCAGGTCGATCCGGCGGTGTGGCGGTCGGCCGGGGCTTCGTGGGCGCGGCTCGCGGTGTCGGTCGGGCGGCGGGCGGCCGAGCTCGGGGCGGTGGCCGGGCGGGTCGCCGACGGGTGGCGGGGTGCGGCCGGCTCGGCGGCCGGCGGGCACGTGCGTGGGCTGCGCGAGCCGCTCGACGCGGCGCGGCTGGCGTTCGTCGAGACCGATCAGGTGCTGTCCGGGTTCGCGTCCGCGCTGGTCCGGGCGCGCGGGATGCTCGCGGCGGCGGTGGCCGCGGCGGCGCCGGCGCATGTCGAGATCGACCGGTCTGGCCGCACGGCGCCCGACGTCACGGTCACGGGGATCGACCGGGTCGCCGCCCTGCGCGCGGCCGACCGGGTCGGGGCCGGGATCGCCGCGGCGCTGGCGGCGGCGTCCGCGGCCGACGAGGCCGCGGCCGCCGACCTGGCCCGGCTCGGCGCGGCGGCCGCCGCCGGGTGGCCGGTGGTGCCCCCGCGGGTCGTGCCGCCGCTCGGCGCGCCACCCGGGGCGGTGCGGCTGTGGTGGTCCCGGCTGACCGACGCCGAGCGACGCTGGCTGCTGGTGCACCAGCCGACCGTCTTCGGCCGCCTCGACGGCGTCCCGGTGGCCGCGCGCGACCAGGCCAACCGGTCCCTGCTGGCGGCGCAGCGGGCCGACCTGATGCAACAGCGGGCCGAGGCGGTCCGCACGGCGATGCCCCGGCACGGTGCGGTCGCCGCCAGCCACCGCCTGGTCGGGCTGATGTCCGGCATCGACGCGGTCGACGCGCGACTGGCGTCGGAGCACGGCGAGCGGGCCTATCTGGTCGGCCTGTCGACGGGCGGCTACGGCCGGCTCGTGCTCGCCGTCGGCGACCCCGACGAGGCTGACAACGTGCTCACCTACGTGCCCGGGATGACGGCCGACCTGACCGGGGTCCGCGACGACCTGGGCCGCGTCGAGGCGCTGGCCGCCCGAGCCGCGGCGGTCGACCCGACCCAGCGCACGTCGACGGTGCTGTGGCTCGACTACGACGCGCCGTCCTTTCTCGACGAGGCGATGACGGCCGGCAAGGCGCGGGAGGCGGCGCCGGGGCTGCACCGGTTCGCGGAGGGGCTGCGCGCCACCCATGAGGGCCCGCCAGCGCAACATGCTGTGCTCGGCCACAGCTATGGCTCGCTGACCGTCGGGACGACGGTCCGGACCCAGGGCCTGGCCGCCGATGACCTGATCTTCGTCGGGTCACCTGGCGTCGGGGCGGACCGGGCGGCCGACCTGGGCGTGCCCCCGGATCGGGTGTGGGCGAGCACGGCGAGCGACGACCCGATCGGCTATCTCGCGCCGGGGTGGAAGGAGCCGTTCGCGCGGCTGGGCGAGGCGGTGGCGGGTCCGTTCTGGATGGAGCGGCGGCCGCATCCCAACGAAGACCTGTGGTTCGGGCGCAATCCGACGAGTCCGTCGTTCGGCGCCCAGGTCTTCACCGGGGACCCGCACGGTCACAGCGGCTACTGGCGCACGGACAACGACGCCCTGACCGACATCGCCCGGATCGCCCTGGGCCCGGAACACCAGTCGCTGGTGGAGTGA
- a CDS encoding TIGR03620 family F420-dependent LLM class oxidoreductase — protein MLRDAAAELEALGYGAIWIGGSPGVSAALPLLAATSRIVVATGILSVWQHDADAVAAAMPGDRFLLGLGVSHAPAVAGYRKPYEKMVDYLDALDAAARPVPAERRVLAALGPRMLRLAAARAAGAHPYLAPVEHTAAARETLGPGPLLAPEVNVVLEVDAERARRAARAHLVRYLELPNYTNNLRRYGFDDGDFASGGSDRVVDSLYLWGDEGRIRARVDEYLAAGADHVAVQVIRAEPDANPALPEYRRLAAILIG, from the coding sequence GTGCTGCGGGACGCGGCGGCGGAGCTCGAGGCGTTGGGCTACGGAGCGATCTGGATCGGCGGGTCGCCCGGTGTGTCGGCCGCGCTGCCGTTGCTCGCGGCGACGTCGCGGATCGTGGTGGCTACCGGCATCCTGAGCGTCTGGCAGCACGACGCCGACGCGGTCGCGGCGGCCATGCCTGGGGACCGCTTCCTGCTCGGGTTGGGCGTCAGTCACGCGCCGGCCGTGGCGGGCTACCGAAAGCCCTACGAGAAGATGGTCGACTATCTCGACGCCTTGGACGCGGCGGCGCGGCCCGTGCCGGCGGAGCGGCGGGTGCTGGCGGCTCTCGGCCCGCGCATGCTGCGACTTGCCGCCGCGCGCGCGGCCGGCGCGCACCCCTATCTCGCCCCGGTGGAACACACCGCGGCGGCGCGCGAGACGCTCGGTCCTGGACCACTTCTCGCGCCTGAGGTCAACGTGGTGCTCGAGGTCGACGCGGAGCGGGCACGCCGCGCGGCCCGGGCGCATCTGGTGCGCTATCTGGAGCTGCCGAACTACACGAACAACCTGCGCCGCTACGGCTTCGACGATGGCGATTTCGCCTCCGGCGGCAGCGACCGGGTGGTCGACAGCCTTTACCTGTGGGGTGACGAGGGGCGCATCCGGGCACGGGTCGACGAATATCTGGCCGCGGGCGCGGACCACGTCGCCGTCCAGGTCATCCGGGCGGAGCCGGACGCCAATCCGGCGCTGCCGGAATACCGCCGGCTCGCGGCCATCCTGATCGGCTGA
- the glmS gene encoding glutamine--fructose-6-phosphate transaminase (isomerizing), whose translation MCGIVGYVGARPALGIVLDGLRRLEYRGYDSAGVAVVGADCLLTEKRAGKIANLEKALAERPIDTADTHIGTGTTAIGHTRWATHGGPTDRNAHPHLSRNGRVAVIHNGIIENFAVLRAELEATGIEFASDTDTECAAHLMEIALAAVHLENPDLDGPQALAEAMRRVCRRLEGAFTLLATDAGTPGAVAAARRNSPLVVGRGGGENFLASDVAAFIEHTREAIELGQDQVVLITPEGVEITDFDGAQASGRDFHIDWDASAAEKGGYDYFMLKEIAEQPQAIADTLLGRLTEHGEIQLDEVRLTDQDLRDVDKIFIVACGTSYHAGLVAKYAIEHWTRIPCEVELASEFRYRDPVLDRSTLVVAISQSGETMDTLMALRHAKDQKARVLAICNTNGSTIPRESDAVLYTHGGPEIAVASTKAFLTQVVACYLIGLHLAQVRGIKYADEVGAVVAQLQEMPDKLRTVLDRMDPVRDLARDLAGTGTVLFIGRHVGYPVALEGALKLKELAYMHAEGFAAGELKHGPISLIDHGTPVVCVVPSPAGRGMLHDKIVSNIQEVRARGARTIVIAEDGDEAVLPYADHLISVPRTPTLLAPLVTTVPLQVLACEIASARGHDVDQPRNLAKSVTVE comes from the coding sequence ATGTGTGGAATCGTGGGTTACGTGGGCGCCCGGCCGGCGCTCGGCATCGTGCTGGACGGGCTGCGGCGGCTCGAATACCGCGGCTACGACTCGGCCGGCGTCGCCGTGGTCGGGGCTGACTGCCTGCTGACCGAGAAGCGCGCGGGCAAGATCGCGAATCTCGAGAAGGCCCTCGCCGAGCGTCCGATCGACACCGCCGACACCCACATCGGCACGGGCACGACCGCCATCGGCCACACGCGCTGGGCCACCCACGGCGGCCCGACCGACCGCAACGCCCACCCACACCTGTCGCGCAACGGCCGGGTCGCGGTCATCCATAACGGCATCATCGAGAATTTCGCGGTCCTGCGGGCCGAGTTGGAAGCGACGGGCATCGAGTTCGCCAGCGACACCGACACGGAGTGCGCGGCGCACCTGATGGAGATCGCGCTGGCCGCCGTACACCTCGAGAATCCCGACCTCGACGGTCCGCAGGCGCTCGCGGAGGCGATGCGCCGCGTGTGCCGGCGGCTCGAAGGCGCCTTCACGCTGCTCGCGACCGACGCCGGCACGCCCGGCGCGGTGGCCGCGGCCCGCCGCAACTCGCCGCTCGTGGTCGGCCGGGGCGGGGGCGAGAACTTCCTGGCCAGCGACGTCGCCGCGTTCATCGAGCACACCCGCGAGGCGATCGAGCTCGGCCAGGACCAGGTCGTGCTGATCACCCCCGAGGGCGTCGAGATCACCGACTTCGACGGCGCGCAGGCCAGCGGCCGCGACTTCCACATCGACTGGGACGCGTCGGCGGCCGAAAAGGGCGGCTACGACTACTTCATGCTCAAGGAGATCGCCGAGCAGCCGCAGGCGATCGCCGACACCCTGCTCGGCCGGCTGACGGAGCACGGCGAGATCCAGCTCGACGAGGTTCGCCTCACCGACCAGGACCTGCGCGACGTCGACAAGATCTTCATCGTCGCCTGCGGCACGTCGTACCATGCCGGGCTCGTCGCCAAGTACGCCATCGAGCACTGGACCCGCATCCCGTGCGAGGTCGAGCTGGCCAGCGAGTTCCGCTACCGCGACCCGGTGCTCGACCGCTCGACGCTCGTCGTCGCGATCTCCCAGTCGGGCGAGACGATGGACACCCTGATGGCGCTGCGCCACGCCAAGGACCAGAAGGCCCGCGTGCTCGCCATCTGCAACACCAACGGCTCCACCATCCCGCGCGAGTCCGACGCGGTGCTCTACACCCACGGCGGCCCGGAGATCGCGGTGGCGTCGACCAAGGCGTTCCTCACCCAGGTCGTCGCCTGCTACCTGATCGGCCTGCACCTGGCGCAGGTCCGTGGCATCAAATATGCCGACGAGGTGGGCGCCGTCGTCGCCCAGCTGCAGGAGATGCCCGACAAGCTGCGCACGGTGCTCGACCGCATGGACCCGGTCCGCGACCTGGCCCGCGACCTCGCCGGCACGGGCACGGTCCTGTTCATCGGCCGCCACGTCGGCTACCCGGTCGCTCTCGAGGGCGCGCTCAAGCTCAAGGAACTGGCCTACATGCACGCCGAAGGCTTCGCGGCGGGCGAGCTCAAGCACGGCCCGATCTCCCTGATCGACCACGGCACCCCGGTCGTCTGCGTAGTCCCGTCACCGGCGGGCCGCGGCATGCTCCACGACAAGATCGTGTCCAACATCCAAGAGGTACGCGCCCGCGGCGCCCGCACGATCGTCATAGCCGAGGACGGCGACGAGGCGGTCCTGCCCTACGCCGACCACCTCATCTCCGTGCCCCGCACCCCGACCCTGCTGGCGCCCTTGGTGACGACGGTCCCGCTGCAGGTGCTGGCCTGCGAGATCGCCTCGGCCCGCGGCCACGACGTCGACCAGCCCCGCAACCTCGCCAAGTCGGTCACGGTCGAATAA